One window of Stenotrophomonas indicatrix genomic DNA carries:
- a CDS encoding HlyD family secretion protein — MPPVPPRPDDNDAAENVTPPPPTDAAPAATPAAPAAAPKYLKPSSRSVVVMVVVALLGIALILRAWHLWPFTSSVMVTDNAYVRGQITVMAPQVNGYVTDVLVKDFQHVKQGEPLLRIDDRIYAQRVAQAQATLDSARAALANSDQSQAQNRAQIAAARATLSAGQAELQRSRNEAKRYEELAAQQLVSINDRDKFRTSRASAQASVQQSQAQIRIAEETLVSTQVSRKSLEAQVESAQAQLELARIDLANTVIHAPRDGQISEASVRVGQYVAAGSQLLFLVPDALWVVANYKEGQTWQMKIGQPASFSVDAFQGQVLRGRVEEIAPATGSEFSVLRPDNASGNFTKVVQRLPVRISINGEQQLAARLRPGMSVIVRVDTASKPMD; from the coding sequence ATGCCTCCCGTCCCGCCCCGTCCAGACGACAACGACGCTGCCGAGAACGTCACCCCGCCACCGCCCACCGATGCGGCGCCTGCGGCGACGCCTGCCGCACCCGCCGCCGCACCGAAGTACCTGAAACCGAGTTCGCGCAGCGTGGTGGTGATGGTGGTGGTGGCTCTGCTGGGCATCGCGCTGATCCTGCGCGCGTGGCATCTGTGGCCGTTCACCAGCAGCGTGATGGTGACCGACAATGCGTACGTACGTGGTCAGATCACGGTGATGGCGCCGCAGGTGAACGGTTACGTGACCGATGTGCTGGTGAAGGATTTCCAGCACGTGAAGCAGGGCGAGCCGCTGCTGCGCATCGACGACCGCATCTATGCGCAGCGGGTGGCGCAGGCGCAGGCCACACTGGACAGCGCGCGCGCGGCCTTGGCCAATTCGGACCAGTCGCAGGCGCAGAACCGCGCGCAGATCGCTGCGGCACGGGCCACGCTGTCGGCCGGCCAGGCCGAGCTGCAGCGCTCGCGCAACGAGGCCAAGCGCTACGAGGAACTGGCAGCGCAGCAGCTGGTGTCGATCAACGACCGCGACAAGTTCCGCACCAGCCGGGCATCGGCACAGGCCAGCGTGCAGCAGTCGCAGGCGCAGATCCGCATCGCTGAAGAAACCCTGGTCTCGACCCAGGTCTCGCGCAAGAGCCTGGAAGCGCAGGTGGAAAGTGCGCAGGCACAGCTTGAGCTCGCCCGCATCGACCTGGCCAATACGGTGATCCATGCGCCGCGCGATGGGCAGATCAGCGAGGCGAGCGTGCGCGTGGGGCAGTACGTGGCCGCCGGTTCGCAGCTGCTGTTCCTGGTGCCCGATGCATTGTGGGTGGTGGCCAACTACAAGGAAGGCCAGACCTGGCAGATGAAGATCGGGCAGCCCGCCTCGTTCTCGGTGGATGCGTTCCAGGGCCAGGTGCTGCGTGGACGGGTGGAAGAGATTGCCCCGGCCACCGGATCGGAGTTCAGCGTGCTGCGCCCGGACAATGCCAGCGGCAATTTCACCAAGGTGGTGCAGCGGTTGCCGGTGCGGATCTCGATCAACGGGGAGCAGCAGCTGGCGGCGCGGTTGCGGCCGGGCATGTCGGTAATCGTGAGGGTGGATACTGCGAGCAAGCCGATGGACTAG
- a CDS encoding MFS transporter, giving the protein MVQPYLKPVPDWEEHEKPTMPGSASMPWHPPYRRAAYALVSLLVAITGGLGNALVTANLPFLQGQLALTPTQGSWLVAAYAMVNVTANLLAFKFRQQYGIRLFAEIGLGLYAALAVLHLFVGSFETTMLTRAASGFAGAACSTLGTLYMLQALPRRFTGNLLVVGVGLSQLAVPIAWIVSPGLVDTGQWHQLYSFEAGLALCAFAAVVVLKLPPGIQVKAFEPLDFLTFVLLAPAVALLVIVLAQGYTRWWLNTPWLGWALIASIALTTTALIIEHYRRNPLLQIRWLSTLPVMHFIVGAFLIRFLTTEQSYGVVNLMRTLGMGPDQMRPLFVVILAGVVTGIAGAAITFGPKRLIAQLLMAILLLGAAAFFDQHRTSMDRPHDFYVSQFLASVGAGMFMGPLIMLGISAALKQGVDHMITFLVTLSITQTLGGLAGSAVLGTFQLHREQLYSSALTSQLDPADPVVAQRLRIQQQLYAAQITDPVLRSAQGSAQLAQTTRREANVRGFNDVFTLSGWLAIGFLCWLLLLSLRTAVRKQWRKRHPSSPAAAATAAPR; this is encoded by the coding sequence GAGGAGCACGAGAAGCCGACCATGCCCGGTTCGGCATCGATGCCGTGGCACCCGCCCTATCGGCGCGCAGCCTATGCACTGGTGTCGCTGCTGGTGGCCATCACCGGTGGCCTCGGCAATGCGCTGGTGACGGCCAACCTGCCCTTCCTGCAGGGGCAACTGGCGCTCACCCCCACCCAGGGAAGCTGGCTGGTGGCTGCCTACGCCATGGTCAACGTGACCGCCAACCTGCTGGCCTTCAAGTTCCGCCAGCAGTACGGCATCCGCCTGTTCGCCGAGATCGGCCTGGGGCTGTATGCGGCGCTGGCAGTGCTGCACCTGTTCGTCGGCAGCTTCGAGACCACCATGCTGACCCGCGCCGCCAGCGGTTTCGCCGGCGCGGCATGTTCGACACTGGGTACGCTGTACATGCTGCAGGCACTGCCGCGGCGTTTCACCGGCAACCTGCTGGTGGTCGGCGTTGGCCTGTCGCAACTGGCGGTGCCGATTGCCTGGATCGTTTCGCCCGGTCTGGTCGATACCGGCCAATGGCACCAGCTGTATTCGTTCGAAGCGGGGCTGGCGCTGTGCGCGTTTGCCGCCGTGGTCGTGCTGAAGCTGCCACCGGGCATCCAGGTCAAGGCGTTCGAACCGCTGGACTTCCTCACCTTCGTCCTGCTCGCGCCTGCCGTCGCCCTGCTGGTGATCGTGCTCGCGCAGGGCTACACGCGCTGGTGGTTGAACACGCCGTGGCTGGGCTGGGCGCTGATCGCCTCCATCGCGCTGACCACCACCGCGCTGATCATCGAACACTACCGGCGCAATCCGCTGCTGCAGATCCGTTGGCTGTCGACCCTGCCGGTGATGCACTTCATCGTCGGCGCCTTCCTGATCCGCTTCCTGACCACCGAACAGTCCTACGGCGTGGTCAACCTGATGCGCACGTTGGGCATGGGGCCGGACCAGATGCGGCCGCTGTTCGTGGTGATCCTCGCCGGCGTGGTGACTGGCATCGCCGGCGCAGCGATCACCTTCGGCCCGAAGCGGCTGATCGCGCAGCTGCTGATGGCGATCCTGCTGCTGGGCGCGGCCGCGTTCTTCGACCAGCACCGCACCAGCATGGATCGACCACACGATTTCTACGTCAGCCAGTTCCTGGCCTCGGTGGGCGCCGGCATGTTCATGGGCCCGCTGATCATGCTGGGCATTTCCGCCGCGCTGAAACAGGGTGTGGACCACATGATCACCTTCCTGGTGACCTTGTCGATCACGCAGACGCTGGGCGGACTGGCTGGCTCGGCAGTGCTGGGAACGTTCCAGCTGCATCGCGAACAGCTGTATTCCAGCGCATTGACCAGCCAGCTCGATCCGGCCGACCCGGTGGTGGCGCAGCGCCTGCGCATCCAGCAGCAGCTGTACGCAGCGCAGATCACCGACCCGGTGCTGCGCAGCGCACAGGGCAGCGCGCAGCTGGCGCAGACCACCCGCCGCGAAGCCAACGTGCGTGGCTTCAATGATGTGTTCACCCTGAGCGGCTGGCTGGCGATCGGCTTCCTGTGCTGGTTGCTGCTGCTGTCGCTGCGTACCGCCGTGCGCAAACAATGGCGCAAGCGCCATCCTTCCTCCCCCGCTGCGGCTGCGACCGCGGCACCGCGCTGA
- the gltX gene encoding glutamate--tRNA ligase has product MTCRTRFAPSPTGYLHIGGARTALYCWLEARHRGGEFVLRIEDTDRERSTQGAIDAILEAMEWLGLDYDEGPFYQTERVARYKEVAEQLIADGKAYYAYETREELDAMREAAMARQEKPRYNGAAREQGLPYRDDPNRVIRFKNPLEGTVVFDDLIKGRIEIANSELDDMVIFRPDGYPTYNFAVVVDDWDMKISEVIRGDDHINNTPRQINLYEGIGAPVPKFGHMPMILDEQGAKLSKRTGAADVMQYKDAGYLPDALLSYLARLGWSHGDQELFSRQELIDLFDVKDCNSKASRLDMAKLGWVNQQFLKSEAPAAVAPHLVYQLQKLGLDVAAGPAPEDVVVALRDRVQTLKDMAESAAVWYQPLTEYDAAAVAKHFKAGAEVALGKARELLAALPEWTAEAVGVALHDAAAALEMGMGKVAQPLRVAITGTQVSPDISHTVYLAGREQALKRIDVAITKVATA; this is encoded by the coding sequence ATGACCTGCCGCACCCGCTTCGCCCCCAGTCCCACCGGCTACCTGCATATCGGTGGCGCCCGCACTGCGCTGTACTGCTGGCTGGAGGCCCGTCATCGTGGCGGCGAGTTCGTGCTGCGCATCGAGGACACCGATCGGGAACGCAGCACCCAGGGCGCGATCGACGCCATCCTGGAGGCGATGGAGTGGCTGGGCCTGGACTACGACGAAGGCCCGTTCTACCAGACCGAGCGCGTTGCCCGGTACAAGGAAGTGGCCGAACAGCTGATTGCCGACGGCAAGGCGTACTACGCCTACGAGACCCGCGAAGAGCTGGACGCCATGCGCGAGGCCGCGATGGCCAGGCAGGAAAAGCCGCGCTACAACGGCGCCGCGCGCGAGCAGGGCCTGCCGTACAGGGACGACCCGAACCGCGTCATCCGCTTCAAGAATCCGCTTGAAGGCACGGTGGTGTTCGATGACCTGATCAAGGGCCGCATCGAGATCGCCAACAGCGAGCTGGATGACATGGTGATCTTCCGTCCGGACGGCTACCCCACCTACAACTTCGCGGTGGTGGTGGACGACTGGGACATGAAAATCTCCGAAGTCATCCGTGGCGACGACCACATCAACAACACCCCGCGCCAGATCAACCTGTACGAAGGCATCGGCGCACCGGTGCCGAAGTTCGGCCACATGCCGATGATCCTGGACGAGCAGGGCGCCAAGCTGTCCAAGCGCACCGGCGCGGCCGACGTGATGCAGTACAAGGACGCCGGCTACCTGCCTGATGCACTGCTGAGCTACCTGGCCCGGCTGGGCTGGTCGCACGGCGACCAGGAGCTGTTCAGCCGCCAGGAACTGATCGACCTGTTCGATGTGAAGGACTGCAATTCCAAGGCCTCGCGCTTGGACATGGCCAAGCTGGGCTGGGTCAACCAGCAGTTCCTGAAGAGCGAAGCCCCGGCTGCGGTCGCCCCGCACCTGGTCTACCAGCTGCAGAAGCTGGGCCTGGACGTGGCCGCGGGCCCGGCGCCGGAAGACGTGGTGGTCGCCCTGCGTGATCGCGTGCAGACCCTGAAGGACATGGCCGAGAGCGCCGCAGTCTGGTACCAGCCGCTGACCGAGTATGACGCCGCCGCCGTGGCCAAGCACTTCAAGGCCGGTGCCGAGGTGGCGCTGGGCAAGGCGCGTGAACTGCTGGCAGCCCTGCCGGAGTGGACCGCCGAGGCCGTTGGCGTGGCCCTGCACGATGCAGCCGCGGCGCTGGAAATGGGCATGGGCAAGGTCGCCCAGCCGCTGCGCGTGGCCATCACCGGCACCCAGGTCAGCCCTGACATTTCCCATACCGTGTACTTGGCCGGCCGCGAGCAGGCCTTGAAACGCATCGATGTGGCCATCACCAAGGTAGCAACGGCCTGA
- a CDS encoding transcriptional repressor: MSAKTACTAPHHHVHDASDFVAVVERVSRERGLRLTPIRANVLKLIAEAGKPVKAYELLEWVRNGKGVGADAPPTVYRALDFLMANGFVHKLESVNAFVACHHPSSAAHSVPFLICNSCHSAVELEDREIVTQLEKRAKELGFQPQAQTLEVHGLCARCAG; this comes from the coding sequence ATGTCCGCCAAAACCGCCTGTACGGCCCCGCACCACCATGTCCACGACGCTTCGGATTTCGTGGCGGTGGTCGAGCGTGTCTCGCGTGAGCGCGGGCTGCGCCTGACCCCCATCCGCGCCAACGTGCTCAAGCTGATCGCCGAGGCCGGCAAGCCGGTCAAGGCCTACGAGCTGCTGGAGTGGGTGCGCAACGGCAAGGGTGTGGGCGCTGACGCCCCGCCCACCGTGTACCGCGCGCTCGACTTCCTCATGGCCAATGGCTTCGTGCACAAGCTGGAGTCGGTCAATGCCTTCGTGGCCTGCCACCATCCCAGCAGTGCGGCCCATTCGGTGCCGTTCCTGATCTGCAACAGCTGCCACAGCGCGGTGGAACTGGAAGACCGCGAGATCGTGACCCAGCTGGAGAAGCGGGCCAAGGAACTCGGCTTCCAACCGCAGGCACAGACGCTGGAAGTACACGGACTCTGCGCCCGCTGCGCAGGTTGA